The following are from one region of the Streptomyces rubrogriseus genome:
- a CDS encoding molybdopterin oxidoreductase family protein, with amino-acid sequence MQNTGTRNPATTSTHCPYCALQCGMNLTPVEGGTVEVSERTDFPVNRGALCGKGRTAAAVLAPGARLTSPLVRSGDGALVPAGWDEALDRIAGNLERTRARYGADALGVFGGGGLTNEKAYALGKFARVVLGTSQIDYNGRFCMSSAAAAGTRAFGLDRGLPFPLEDVPRTGCVILVGSNPAETMPPSLRYFTELRENGGTLIVVDPRRTRTAEQADLHLAPRPGTDLALALGMLHLVVAEGRVDEEYVEERTSGWEEARAAAMAHWPEYVERITGVSVPELREAVRLFCAPEAAMVLTARGPEQQAKGTDTVGAWINLCLATGRAGRPLSGYGCLTGQGNGQGGREHGQKADQLPGYRKLTDPAARRHVAEVWGVDPDALPGPGRSAYELLDALGTDVRSLLVMGSNPVVSAPRAAHVEGRLRSLDFLAVCDVVLSETAELADVVLPVTQWAEETGTTTSLEGRVLLRRRAITPPDGVRGDLEVLHGLAGRLGVEKGFPTDPEEVFEELRRASAGGPADYSGIDYRRLAEENGVFWPCPAQPAADDTHTAATGTGPGPGRDTRTGTGTATGSGSTGTDSDSDSDADVGTGLRAAPHPGTPRLFLDRFATDDGRARFVPVTHRPSAEEPDDEYPVLLTTGRVVSQYQSGAQTRRVAELNAAAPGPFVELHPRLAARLGAAEGDPLAVVSRRGRAVAPARITTGIRPDTVFMPFHWPGEGRANTLTNPALDPTSRMPEFKVCAVRVETVTS; translated from the coding sequence ATGCAGAACACCGGCACGCGCAATCCCGCCACCACCTCCACGCACTGCCCGTACTGCGCCCTGCAGTGCGGGATGAACCTGACGCCCGTCGAGGGCGGGACCGTCGAGGTGTCCGAGCGGACGGACTTCCCGGTGAACCGGGGCGCGCTGTGCGGCAAGGGGCGTACGGCGGCGGCGGTGCTGGCGCCGGGGGCGCGGCTGACCTCGCCGCTGGTGCGGTCGGGCGACGGTGCGCTGGTGCCGGCCGGCTGGGACGAGGCGCTGGACCGGATCGCCGGGAACCTGGAGCGCACGCGGGCGCGGTACGGCGCGGACGCGCTCGGGGTGTTCGGCGGGGGCGGGCTGACCAACGAGAAGGCGTACGCGCTGGGCAAGTTCGCCCGGGTGGTGCTCGGCACCTCGCAGATCGACTACAACGGGCGGTTCTGCATGTCGTCGGCTGCGGCGGCCGGGACGCGGGCCTTCGGGCTCGACCGGGGGCTGCCGTTCCCCCTGGAGGACGTCCCGAGGACCGGGTGCGTGATCCTCGTGGGGTCGAATCCGGCGGAGACTATGCCGCCCTCGCTGCGCTACTTCACCGAACTGCGGGAGAACGGCGGCACCCTGATCGTCGTCGACCCGCGCCGGACGAGGACCGCCGAACAGGCCGACCTGCACCTCGCGCCCCGGCCCGGCACCGACCTCGCCCTCGCGCTCGGCATGCTGCATCTGGTGGTCGCCGAGGGCCGGGTCGACGAGGAGTACGTCGAGGAGCGCACGTCCGGCTGGGAGGAGGCGCGGGCGGCGGCGATGGCGCACTGGCCGGAGTACGTGGAGCGGATCACGGGGGTCTCCGTCCCCGAACTGCGGGAGGCGGTACGGCTGTTCTGCGCACCCGAGGCGGCGATGGTGCTCACCGCGCGCGGACCCGAGCAGCAGGCCAAGGGCACGGACACGGTGGGCGCGTGGATCAACCTGTGCCTCGCGACCGGGCGGGCCGGGCGCCCGCTGTCCGGGTACGGCTGTCTGACCGGGCAGGGCAACGGGCAGGGCGGGCGCGAACACGGCCAGAAGGCCGACCAGTTGCCGGGCTACCGCAAGCTGACCGACCCGGCGGCGCGACGGCACGTCGCCGAGGTGTGGGGCGTGGACCCCGACGCGCTGCCGGGGCCGGGGCGCAGCGCGTACGAGCTGCTGGACGCGCTGGGGACGGACGTCAGGTCGCTGCTGGTGATGGGGTCCAACCCGGTGGTGTCCGCGCCCCGGGCCGCGCACGTCGAGGGGCGGTTGCGGTCGCTGGACTTCCTGGCGGTGTGCGACGTGGTGCTCTCCGAGACGGCGGAACTCGCGGACGTCGTCCTGCCGGTGACCCAGTGGGCGGAGGAGACGGGGACCACGACGAGCCTGGAGGGCCGGGTGCTGCTGCGGCGGCGCGCGATCACACCGCCGGACGGGGTGCGCGGCGATCTGGAGGTGCTGCACGGGCTGGCCGGGCGGCTCGGCGTGGAGAAGGGGTTCCCGACCGATCCCGAGGAGGTCTTCGAGGAGCTGCGGCGGGCGAGCGCGGGCGGCCCGGCGGACTACTCCGGGATCGACTACCGGCGGCTGGCGGAGGAGAACGGCGTCTTCTGGCCCTGCCCGGCGCAACCGGCGGCCGACGACACGCACACTGCCGCCACCGGCACCGGCCCCGGACCCGGCAGGGACACCCGCACCGGCACCGGCACCGCCACGGGCAGCGGCAGCACGGGCACCGACAGCGACAGCGACAGCGACGCGGACGTCGGCACCGGTCTCCGCGCCGCGCCCCACCCCGGCACCCCGCGCCTCTTCCTCGACCGCTTCGCCACCGACGACGGCCGGGCCCGCTTCGTGCCCGTGACGCACCGGCCGAGCGCCGAGGAACCGGACGACGAGTACCCCGTGCTGCTGACCACCGGGCGGGTCGTGTCGCAGTACCAGTCCGGGGCGCAGACCCGGCGGGTGGCCGAGCTGAACGCCGCCGCGCCGGGCCCGTTCGTGGAGTTGCACCCGCGGCTCGCGGCACGGCTGGGGGCGGCCGAGGGCGACCCGCTGGCGGTCGTGTCCCGGCGGGGGCGGGCGGTGGCACCGGCCCGCATCACCACCGGCATCCGGCCCGACACCGTGTTCATGCCCTTCCACTGGCCCGGCGAGGGCCGCGCCAACACCCTGACCAACCCGGCCCTGGACCCGACCTCGCGGATGCCGGAGTTCAAGGTGTGCGCGGTACGGGTGGAAACGGTGACGTCCTAG
- a CDS encoding SanA/YdcF family protein, which translates to MRRPRLRRPRLSRTRKGQRRLVRVVVAGCVLALLPSAWLRVVTDDRLRTVADVPRTEVAVVFGAGLWDGEPSPYLAHRLDAAAQLYRAGRIAVVLVTGDNSREEYDEPDAMRAYLVRHGVPDGRIVSDYAGFDTWDSCVRAKKIFGVDRAVLISQGFHIRRAVALCQEAGVASYGVGVDDEHDVTWYYGGAREILAAGKAALDAVFEPDPHFLGPTEPGVARALAGAG; encoded by the coding sequence ATGCGCCGCCCGAGACTTCGCAGACCGCGCCTGTCGCGCACCCGGAAGGGACAGCGGCGGCTGGTGCGGGTGGTGGTGGCCGGGTGTGTGCTGGCGCTGCTGCCGAGCGCGTGGCTGCGCGTGGTGACGGACGACCGGCTGCGTACCGTCGCCGACGTGCCGCGCACCGAGGTCGCCGTCGTCTTCGGGGCCGGGCTGTGGGACGGGGAGCCGTCGCCGTACCTCGCGCACCGGCTGGACGCGGCGGCGCAGCTGTACCGGGCGGGGCGGATCGCGGTGGTGCTGGTGACCGGGGACAACAGCCGCGAGGAGTACGACGAGCCGGACGCCATGCGCGCCTACCTGGTCCGGCACGGGGTGCCCGACGGGCGGATCGTCAGCGACTACGCGGGGTTCGACACCTGGGACTCCTGCGTCCGGGCGAAGAAGATCTTCGGCGTCGACCGGGCGGTGCTGATCAGCCAGGGCTTCCACATCCGCCGGGCGGTCGCGCTGTGCCAGGAGGCGGGGGTGGCGTCGTACGGCGTCGGGGTCGACGACGAGCACGACGTGACCTGGTACTACGGGGGCGCCCGGGAGATCCTCGCGGCGGGCAAGGCGGCACTGGACGCGGTCTTCGAGCCGGACCCGCACTTCCTCGGACCGACGGAACCGGGGGTGGCGCGGGCCCTGGCCGGCGCCGGATGA
- a CDS encoding sirohydrochlorin chelatase, giving the protein MTATTVTSSRTTAATGGTPALVVVAHGSRDPRALGTVRALLDRVRALRPALPVRLGHVELNEPLLPDTLTALGDGSAVLVPLLLSRGYHVKRDIPEMAAASPARTRQAAPLGPHPLLVDALHARLLEAGWPTHPGPDHAVVLASAGSRDPESRADTARTAALLAARLGVPVAPAYASAAAPTVGEAIRALRARGHRHVAVASCFTAPGRFATQCAAQAPWITSAPLGTHPSMAHLLLHRYDEAVKTGSDLKFRAMATP; this is encoded by the coding sequence ATGACGGCGACGACAGTGACGAGCAGCAGGACCACGGCGGCCACCGGCGGCACCCCCGCCCTGGTCGTCGTCGCCCACGGCAGCCGCGACCCGCGCGCGCTCGGCACCGTACGGGCCCTCCTCGACCGGGTCCGCGCCCTGCGCCCCGCCCTGCCGGTGCGCCTCGGCCACGTCGAGCTGAACGAGCCCCTGCTGCCGGACACGCTCACCGCCCTCGGTGACGGGTCGGCGGTCCTCGTCCCCCTCCTGCTCAGCCGCGGCTACCACGTCAAACGGGACATCCCGGAGATGGCCGCGGCCTCCCCGGCCCGCACCCGCCAGGCCGCGCCGCTCGGCCCGCACCCCCTCCTGGTGGACGCCCTGCACGCCCGCCTCCTGGAGGCCGGCTGGCCCACCCACCCGGGCCCGGACCACGCCGTCGTCCTCGCCTCGGCGGGCTCCCGGGACCCGGAGTCCCGCGCGGACACGGCCCGCACGGCAGCGCTCCTCGCCGCCCGCCTCGGCGTCCCGGTCGCCCCCGCGTACGCCTCGGCGGCGGCCCCGACGGTCGGGGAGGCGATCCGCGCCCTGCGGGCCCGCGGCCACCGCCACGTCGCCGTGGCCTCCTGCTTCACGGCCCCGGGCCGCTTCGCGACCCAGTGCGCGGCCCAGGCCCCATGGATCACGTCGGCGCCACTGGGCACCCACCCGTCGATGGCCCACCTGCTGCTCCACCGCTACGACGAGGCGGTGAAAACCGGCAGCGACTTGAAATTCAGGGCGATGGCCACCCCCTAA
- a CDS encoding deoxyguanosinetriphosphate triphosphohydrolase, producing the protein MEGTRTAPPYDPASAARYAPEPDKRPGRTAFQRDRARILHSGALRRLAGKTQVVAPGEGSPVWDASPRTRLTHSLECAQVGRELGAALGCDPDLVEAACLAHDLGHPPFGHNGEQALNAFAEDCGGFEGNAQSLRLLTRIEPKRFTEDGSVGLNLTRATLDAATKYPWPRGAHPAVPASPKFGVYDDDRPVFEWLREGAPGGRTCFEAQVMDWADDVAYSVHDVEDGLHAGHIDPNCLLADPEREAVFDAAVGRYVPAGTDHAELAAALDRLLAQDWWPHGYDGSAPAQARLKDATSQLIGRFCLAAEAATRAAYGDGRLTRYTAELVVPRETRMECAVLKAVAVRYVMQRTEQERLRADQRIVVAELAEALTARAPDGLDPQFRALFDAAADDRARKRVVVDQIASLTDASARSLHARLTGHP; encoded by the coding sequence ATGGAAGGCACCCGCACCGCACCCCCCTACGACCCGGCGTCAGCCGCCCGCTACGCCCCCGAACCAGACAAGCGCCCCGGCCGCACCGCCTTCCAGCGCGACCGCGCCCGCATCCTGCACTCCGGTGCCCTGCGCCGCCTCGCCGGGAAGACGCAGGTCGTCGCGCCGGGGGAGGGCAGCCCCGTCTGGGACGCCAGCCCCCGGACCCGCCTCACGCACTCCCTGGAGTGCGCCCAGGTCGGCCGGGAGCTGGGCGCCGCCCTCGGGTGCGACCCGGACCTCGTCGAGGCGGCCTGCCTCGCGCACGACCTGGGCCACCCGCCCTTCGGGCACAACGGGGAACAGGCGCTCAACGCCTTCGCCGAGGACTGCGGCGGCTTCGAGGGCAACGCCCAGTCGCTCAGGCTCCTCACCCGCATCGAGCCCAAACGGTTCACCGAGGACGGCTCCGTCGGGCTCAACCTCACCCGGGCCACGCTCGACGCCGCCACCAAGTACCCGTGGCCGCGCGGTGCCCACCCCGCCGTGCCCGCCTCGCCCAAGTTCGGGGTGTACGACGACGACCGGCCCGTCTTCGAGTGGCTCCGCGAGGGCGCCCCCGGCGGCCGCACCTGCTTCGAGGCCCAGGTGATGGACTGGGCCGACGACGTGGCGTACTCCGTGCACGACGTCGAGGACGGCCTGCACGCCGGTCACATCGACCCGAACTGCCTGCTCGCCGACCCCGAGCGCGAGGCGGTGTTCGACGCCGCCGTCGGACGGTACGTGCCCGCCGGCACCGACCACGCCGAACTCGCCGCCGCCCTGGACCGCCTCCTCGCCCAGGACTGGTGGCCGCACGGATACGACGGCTCGGCGCCCGCCCAGGCCCGGCTGAAGGACGCCACCAGTCAGCTCATCGGCCGCTTCTGCCTGGCCGCCGAGGCCGCCACCCGGGCCGCGTACGGGGACGGCCGGCTCACCCGCTACACCGCCGAGCTGGTCGTGCCCCGCGAGACCCGGATGGAGTGCGCCGTCCTCAAGGCGGTCGCCGTCCGCTACGTCATGCAGCGCACCGAGCAGGAGCGGCTCCGCGCCGACCAGCGGATCGTCGTCGCCGAGCTGGCCGAGGCGCTCACCGCCCGCGCGCCGGACGGGCTCGACCCCCAGTTCCGCGCCCTGTTCGACGCGGCCGCCGACGACCGCGCCCGCAAACGGGTGGTCGTCGACCAGATCGCCTCCCTCACCGACGCCTCGGCCCGCTCGCTTCACGCCCGCCTGACGGGGCATCCATGA
- a CDS encoding NAD(P)/FAD-dependent oxidoreductase → MVDADQTFVIVGGGLAGAKAAETLRTEGFTGRVILVCDERDHPYERPPLSKGYLLGKEERDSVFVHEPAWYARHDIELHLGQTVVAIDRAAKTVHYGDDGTHVRYDKLLIATGSEPRRLDVPGTGLAGVHHLRRLAHAERLKGVLASLGRDNGHLVIAGAGWIGLEVAAAAREYGAEVTVIEPAPTPLHGVLGPELGAVFAELHESRGVRFRFGVRLTEIVGQDGVVLAARTDDGEEHPAHDVLAAIGAAPRTALAQAAGLEIADRAHGGGIVVDDHLRTGDPDVFAAGDVASFHHALFDTSLRVEHWANALNGGPAAARAMLGKGLAHDRVPYFFTDQYDLGMEYSGWAPAGSYDQVVIRGDAAKREFIAFWLKEGRVLAGMNVNVWDVTEPIQQLIRSKTRVDTEALANPHVSLESLVA, encoded by the coding sequence GTGGTCGACGCGGATCAGACATTCGTCATCGTCGGAGGCGGCCTGGCGGGCGCGAAAGCGGCCGAGACGCTCCGCACGGAGGGCTTCACCGGCCGGGTGATCCTCGTCTGTGACGAACGCGACCACCCCTACGAGCGCCCGCCGCTGTCCAAGGGCTACCTGCTGGGCAAGGAGGAGCGGGACAGCGTCTTCGTGCACGAGCCCGCCTGGTACGCGCGGCACGACATCGAGCTGCACCTCGGCCAGACCGTCGTCGCGATCGACCGCGCCGCCAAGACCGTCCACTACGGCGACGACGGCACCCACGTCAGGTACGACAAGCTGCTCATCGCGACCGGCTCCGAGCCCCGCCGGCTGGACGTCCCCGGCACCGGCCTCGCGGGCGTCCACCACCTGCGCCGCCTGGCCCACGCCGAGCGCCTCAAGGGCGTCCTCGCCTCCCTCGGCCGGGACAACGGACACCTGGTGATCGCCGGTGCGGGCTGGATCGGTCTGGAGGTCGCGGCCGCGGCCCGCGAGTACGGTGCGGAGGTCACCGTCATCGAGCCCGCCCCGACCCCGCTGCACGGCGTCCTCGGTCCCGAGCTGGGCGCCGTCTTCGCCGAGCTGCACGAGTCGCGCGGCGTCCGCTTCCGGTTCGGCGTGCGGCTGACCGAGATCGTCGGCCAGGACGGTGTGGTGCTGGCCGCCCGCACCGACGACGGCGAGGAGCACCCCGCGCACGACGTGCTCGCCGCGATCGGCGCCGCCCCGCGCACCGCGCTGGCCCAGGCCGCCGGACTGGAGATCGCCGACCGCGCGCACGGCGGCGGCATCGTCGTCGACGACCACCTGCGCACAGGTGACCCCGACGTCTTCGCGGCGGGCGACGTGGCCTCCTTCCACCACGCCCTCTTCGACACCAGCCTGCGCGTGGAGCACTGGGCCAACGCCCTGAACGGCGGCCCGGCCGCCGCCCGCGCGATGCTCGGCAAGGGCCTCGCCCACGACCGCGTGCCCTACTTCTTCACCGACCAGTACGACCTGGGCATGGAGTACTCCGGCTGGGCGCCGGCCGGCTCGTACGACCAGGTGGTGATCCGCGGGGACGCGGCGAAGCGCGAGTTCATCGCCTTCTGGCTGAAGGAGGGCCGGGTGCTGGCCGGGATGAACGTCAACGTGTGGGACGTCACGGAGCCGATCCAGCAGCTGATCCGCTCGAAGACCCGGGTGGACACGGAGGCGCTGGCGAACCCGCACGTATCCCTCGAAAGCCTCGTCGCATAG
- the dnaG gene encoding DNA primase, protein MAGRINDEDVKAVRDAVPIDAVVSEYLQLRNAGGGNLKGLCPFHDEKSPSFQVSPSKGFFHCFGCQEGGDTITFVMKIDHLTFSEAVERLAGQAGITLRYEEGGYNPSHQRGERIRLVEAHKIAAQWYAEQLATGPEADTGRAFLADRGFDQAAAEHFGVGYSPQGWDHLTRFLRGKGFSDKELLLSGLSQEGRRGPIDRFRGRLMWPIRDIGGDVVGFGARKLYEADNGPKYLNTPETAIYKKSQVLYGIDLAKKDIAKASRAVVVEGYTDVMACHLAGVTTAIATCGTAFGGDHIKILRRLLMDNGSARVIFTFDGDAAGQKAALRAFEDDQKFAAETYIAIAPDGMDPCDLRLAKGDDAVADLVEPRTPLFEFALRQIVARYDLDTPAGRAAALDEAAPVVARIKNSGAQHEVAVQLAGMLGILDTQFVVKRIAQLARWARDRGGKGPAPDQRQRGGGPQQQAGPVTATPRGPALNLRNPVFATERELLKLALQRPELVSPAFDAYGVDEFTAPPYAAVREAIMEAGGAEFGVQDPQDYLVRVREAAPDDTVRAMVTELAVEAIMLHRGVKGVDEVYAGAQLVTVRRRAVERRIRDITGRLTRLSGHGDPAELAAVQNELWILQQYDQNLREHGAAAL, encoded by the coding sequence GTGGCAGGACGGATCAACGACGAGGACGTGAAGGCGGTACGGGACGCGGTCCCGATCGACGCCGTCGTCTCGGAGTACCTCCAGCTGCGCAACGCCGGGGGCGGCAACCTGAAGGGGCTGTGCCCCTTCCACGACGAGAAGTCGCCGTCCTTCCAGGTCAGTCCGAGCAAGGGGTTCTTCCACTGCTTCGGCTGCCAGGAGGGCGGCGACACCATCACGTTCGTGATGAAGATCGACCACCTCACCTTCTCCGAGGCGGTCGAGCGCCTGGCCGGCCAGGCCGGCATCACCCTGCGCTACGAGGAGGGCGGATACAACCCCTCCCACCAGCGCGGCGAGCGCATCCGCCTGGTCGAGGCCCACAAGATCGCCGCCCAGTGGTACGCGGAACAGCTCGCGACCGGCCCCGAGGCGGACACCGGCCGCGCCTTCCTCGCCGACCGCGGCTTCGACCAGGCCGCCGCCGAGCACTTCGGCGTCGGCTACAGCCCCCAGGGCTGGGACCACCTCACCCGCTTCCTGCGCGGCAAGGGCTTCAGCGACAAGGAGCTGCTGCTCTCCGGCCTCTCCCAGGAGGGCCGCCGCGGCCCCATCGACCGCTTCCGCGGCCGGCTGATGTGGCCCATCCGCGACATCGGCGGCGACGTCGTCGGCTTCGGCGCCCGCAAGCTCTACGAGGCGGACAACGGCCCGAAGTACCTGAACACCCCCGAGACCGCGATCTACAAGAAGTCCCAGGTCCTCTACGGCATCGACCTCGCCAAGAAGGACATCGCGAAGGCGTCCCGCGCCGTCGTCGTCGAGGGCTACACCGACGTCATGGCCTGCCACCTCGCGGGCGTCACCACCGCCATCGCCACCTGCGGCACCGCCTTCGGCGGCGACCACATCAAGATCCTGCGCCGTCTCCTCATGGACAACGGCTCGGCCCGCGTGATCTTCACCTTCGACGGCGACGCGGCCGGACAGAAGGCGGCCCTGCGCGCCTTCGAGGACGACCAGAAGTTCGCCGCCGAGACCTACATCGCCATCGCCCCCGACGGCATGGACCCCTGCGACCTGCGCCTGGCCAAGGGCGACGACGCCGTCGCCGACCTGGTCGAGCCGCGCACCCCGCTCTTCGAGTTCGCGCTGCGCCAGATCGTGGCCCGCTACGACCTGGACACCCCCGCAGGTCGCGCCGCCGCCCTGGACGAGGCCGCGCCGGTCGTCGCCCGGATCAAGAACAGCGGCGCCCAGCACGAGGTCGCCGTGCAGCTCGCCGGCATGCTCGGCATCCTCGACACCCAGTTCGTGGTCAAGCGGATCGCCCAGCTCGCCCGCTGGGCCCGCGACCGCGGCGGCAAGGGCCCCGCCCCCGACCAGCGGCAGCGCGGCGGCGGCCCGCAGCAGCAGGCCGGACCCGTGACGGCCACGCCCCGGGGCCCGGCCCTCAACCTCCGCAACCCGGTCTTCGCCACCGAACGCGAGCTGCTCAAGCTCGCCCTCCAGCGCCCCGAGCTGGTCTCCCCGGCCTTCGACGCGTACGGCGTCGACGAGTTCACCGCCCCGCCCTACGCCGCCGTACGCGAGGCGATCATGGAAGCGGGCGGCGCCGAGTTCGGCGTCCAGGACCCGCAGGACTACCTGGTCCGGGTCCGCGAGGCCGCCCCCGACGACACCGTCCGGGCCATGGTCACCGAACTCGCGGTCGAGGCGATCATGCTGCACCGCGGCGTGAAGGGCGTCGACGAGGTCTACGCCGGTGCCCAGCTGGTCACGGTCCGCCGCCGCGCCGTCGAGCGCCGCATCCGCGACATCACCGGCCGCCTCACCCGCCTCTCCGGCCACGGCGACCCCGCCGAACTGGCCGCCGTCCAGAACGAGCTGTGGATCCTCCAGCAGTACGACCAGAACCTGCGCGAACACGGCGCCGCCGCGCTCTAG
- a CDS encoding RNA polymerase sigma factor: MRGGQRRASRLRPPTYRRRPPPAASILEVAPVQTQTLTQTDTGAGGAEPDAERGVLLAMPAQPGAGAALPQPGAPLDVPEHPEPPPPTRTESGGPSSDLFRQYLREIGRIPLLSAAEEVDLARRVEAGLFAEEKLRRTPDLDSRLALDLDRLVVMGRLAKRRLIEANLRLVVSVAKRYVGRGLTMLDLVQEGNLGLIRAVEKFDYARGYKFSTYATWWIRQAMSRALADQARTIRVPVHVVELINRVVRVQRRMLQERGYEPTPQEVAAHLDLAPERVGEVLRLAQEPVSLHAPVGEEDDVALGDLIEDGDAASPVESAAFLLLRQHLEAVLSTLGERERKVVQLRYGLVDGRPRTLEEIGRLFGVTRERIRQIESKTLNKLRDHAYADQLRGYLD; this comes from the coding sequence GTGCGAGGCGGACAGCGGCGAGCGAGCCGGCTCCGCCCCCCGACGTACCGCCGCCGGCCCCCGCCGGCCGCGTCCATCCTGGAGGTCGCCCCCGTGCAGACCCAGACGCTCACCCAGACCGACACCGGTGCCGGCGGCGCCGAGCCGGACGCGGAGCGCGGTGTGCTCCTCGCGATGCCCGCGCAGCCCGGTGCCGGAGCGGCCCTGCCCCAGCCCGGCGCCCCCCTGGACGTGCCCGAGCACCCGGAACCGCCGCCGCCCACCCGTACCGAGTCCGGCGGCCCCTCCTCCGACCTGTTCCGGCAGTACCTGCGCGAGATCGGCCGCATCCCGCTGCTGTCCGCGGCCGAGGAGGTCGACCTCGCCCGGCGGGTGGAGGCCGGACTGTTCGCCGAGGAGAAGCTGCGGCGCACCCCCGACCTGGACAGCCGCCTAGCCCTCGACCTCGACCGGCTCGTCGTCATGGGCCGCCTCGCCAAGCGCCGCCTGATCGAGGCCAACCTGCGGCTCGTGGTGTCGGTGGCCAAGCGGTACGTGGGACGCGGGCTGACCATGCTGGACCTGGTCCAGGAGGGGAACCTGGGCCTGATCCGGGCCGTCGAGAAGTTCGACTACGCCCGCGGCTACAAGTTCTCCACCTACGCCACCTGGTGGATCCGCCAGGCCATGTCCCGCGCCCTGGCCGACCAGGCCCGCACCATCCGCGTCCCCGTCCACGTCGTGGAGCTGATCAACCGGGTCGTCCGCGTCCAGCGCCGGATGCTCCAGGAACGCGGCTACGAACCGACCCCGCAGGAGGTCGCCGCCCACCTGGACCTGGCGCCCGAGCGGGTCGGCGAGGTGCTGCGCCTGGCGCAGGAGCCGGTCTCGCTGCACGCCCCGGTCGGCGAGGAGGACGACGTCGCCCTCGGCGACCTCATCGAGGACGGCGACGCCGCCAGCCCCGTCGAGTCGGCCGCGTTCCTGCTGCTGCGCCAGCACCTGGAGGCGGTGCTCTCCACGCTCGGCGAACGCGAACGCAAGGTCGTCCAGCTCCGCTACGGCCTGGTCGACGGCCGCCCCCGCACCCTGGAGGAGATAGGCCGCCTCTTCGGCGTCACCCGCGAACGCATCCGCCAGATCGAGTCCAAGACCCTCAACAAACTCCGCGACCACGCGTACGCGGACCAGCTGAGGGGCTACCTGGACTGA